In Dunckerocampus dactyliophorus isolate RoL2022-P2 chromosome 21, RoL_Ddac_1.1, whole genome shotgun sequence, the sequence GTCTTTGCTTTGTAAATCACTTGTCATCTTCAGAGCGATTAATAGACATAATGACATGTGAAAGTGTCTTTTAGAGGAAGAACATGACATCGAAACTAATAACTTTGCcatgaggaggaagatgactaaaatattgctaaATTGACTTCAAAATAACACCCACAATGGATCTGCAACCAACTTTTGGGTCCCAACCCCCccgttgagaaccactggtctcgTCCAACCCCTGACTGGTTCGTGAATTAACCAATTGGGACTCAACTCTTGTCTGCGTTGCATCCAGAGCAGGTTTTTTCTCAAAAAGGACTCAAATGGATGCATTCCTATTCTGGCTGAACTTGAGCTCTTTTAATGCCCCCCCTCCCCAATCAATGATGCACACTCTACCTGCCATTCTCTGCGACGGTCGCTTAGCAACGGAAATGCTATCCCCGGGCCGCACCATTGTCACAtgaccacaaacacacacacatggatgCTGAATGTCTGTGTTCTCTGCAGGTCAAGCTGCGATTATGTCCAAACCTTCGTCCAACGTCAAGGCCCTGCaggtaaaaaagaacaaacaagtttggtgcttgtgtgtttaaGCGGAGGTAAAACGTTGTCATGAGCAGCTTCAGATGCTAGGAGATGCAGAAAATGCATCAACAGAATCATTTTTTTCTGGTTTgctacttgttgctaggcagatttgATGTCAGATTAGCCTTAGcactcttctactcctgcacCACTACTGTGTTACGTGTGCTATTACTTGACCCACAAATACACCACAAAGTGGTGCCGTTATTAAACCCCGTGACTTGAAAGTTCACCCACACTGCTCAACCCACAACCCATTGGAACTTTAGGGTGCTTTGCCGAGCCACCccgaaatttggtacacacctttaaggGACTGACAGGCACATgtatgtcaaatttgagcaggGTTGGTTGAagaacatggccgccatcaagcaaaacatctttgcagaggCACCTCACTAAGTGCCCATAAGTCACTGAATACCTGTAATACATGTACGCTAGCATGTACTCCAAAGCATTTTTGAGCACGATCCATAGGGGGCGGCACAAGTTTCACTCAGCTGCCACGCAACAGAAAAAGGACAGGGAGATGCGGTGGGAATATTACACAGTATCCCACAGTGCaccatctgattttttttgtttctgcaaagctaacatgctaacaacataAAGAGCTGTAGTTTGCATAGAAAACAAACAGTCCACTTGCGCATGTTTAAGTATTTATTGGTGAAGGCAAGTACACTTCTTTTTGACACTGTGCATGTACAGCAAAGAGGCTGGAGTTCTAGTGCAGCGTTGCAGCGAGGCAGAGTCATTAAGTATACCGTGTGTACGTACATATGGCGGCTTGTGTACTCAAGTTTGGATGTGTTGCCATGGCTTCTCGTCTCTCTCGCTCCTCGTTGTGCTCGTTTGCTCGTCTAACCATGAGTCAGGCATCTTTTGTCTCTCCAACACAAGAACAGCGTCACAATAACAtcgtcatgaaaaaaaaagacatgccaAATAGTACACACAGTAACATCTTTAAATACATCATTTCCTTATTAAACACAGCTTGAAGTATGAACACAAAGTTAATTGAGTAGAAATACTGTAAGGCTTAGCAGCTAGGGGTGTCCATGTGTGGctaaaattgacaaaaaactaaaaataactgagttttataataataacactcaTAATAATATGCTCTGTTGCCTATAACAAACAGCTGACACAAGGTTTTGCCTTTAAACATGACACACGGCTGGATGTAAGGGTCACTTTGTGTGTCTCATAGCAACTACGGTGCCTTCGAGGACctccgaacaaagtgcgaaaactcaacgcttgaggaaaaaaacatcatcggTGAAGCATCAAGacgtaaacatgcaaaaatggtgggcttttttTAGCAGTGGTATgctcacatatttataaatgattactaaTTCATGttgaatgagaaaaaatggctgATTTTTggagaaacttttttttggggcgaaaaatccacaaattcgtggggctgtgaatgctgaatcataaATATGTGaggatttactgtatatactgtatactgtctATACTGTAAAAATGGCCCACAGGGGaggaaaaaggtttggacacccctggcttagccAAACAAACACGATAACACTTTAAgatgattttattattaaaagcatAAGCGGACTGATATTGTTCCCAACAGCAACCTACTGTAGTTTCCCGACAGCATGGACACTCGGGACCCTCTTTAAACATCATTTCATTGTCTGAATATAAACTGCATTATTCCTTTTCATCTTTGGTTGCACCCGGCGGAATGTTAGGCGGTGATTGTAAGCGGCAAACAGGCTGCCAATGGAATCCTCTTTGAAGCAGCCTGCACACGTTTTCACTGTACACCGACTTGTAGAAATGCCCGAATGGGACATTATTGAGCTCCTTTTAGGGACAAGACAGGAGGAAGCTGTGGCTTGCGTCAAAACAAAAGGAGGGGGAGGcttgtggacacacacacacacacacacacacacacacacacacacacacacacacacacacacacgcacctcaAGTTACTCATGGGCCGTCTCGCTGTCCTTCAGGCTAATCTGAACATCCCGATGGGAGCTCTGCGTCCAGGGGCGGGACATCctgtgaggagaagagaggagaCGGGAGACACACATGAGGTGAATGacgtcaaatgtaaaaaaaaagagagaaacaaTTCCTGGATCTATTTAtgcagatctgcaccaaaagtTAGCATGTTTGCATGACTTTTGTCCCATCCCTCCACCATCGCCATTGGTTTAGTagtttttttgcataatcctgacaaaaaaaacaacccttgataaaatgatggaaataatgaataatagtaataaataattaacaattattttcattgttaaaaaatcttattttaattaataaattaaatgtattaatttaacaaattATGATTTATAAtcaattgttaaattaataatgattaatgataataattattCATTACCATTAActattatattaattaaaattaatcaACATTAATAATTATTTGAATGAATTGTCAAAATATATAGCTTGAAttaactgtatttatttaataaattataattaattataacattttcttataaTAATTTGCTTTGCAAGTAGCAATGTTTTTGCAACAATTTAAAGGTTACATATGctagtatttttttcaaacagtgTTAAATAAATCCCACTATTGGAAGGCCAGTTTTTGCAAAaccctgatttaaaaaaaaacaacaaccgttgattaaattatataattaattatCAATAAACTTTTTACACTAAGTACCACCTCAGAACTCAGAGGTGTGCATTTTTGGTTCATACATTTGCACCACGGTTTGTTTCTAATGACGTGTCTGTAGTGTTTCTTTAATCCCATCACATCCCGTAGGCTCACTCGCCGCCGGCTGAGCAGCCCGGGGAGTCGGCACACACGCCTGAGGACAAAAAGACGTTGCCGGGCGCCGTCAAGCTGCCGGGGCCGGCCGTCAACCTCTCGGAGCTGCAGAACGTCAAGAGCGAGCTACGATGGGTCACCAAGGACTAACATCTGGGCTGCCGTGCAAGGTGATGGTGCAAATCACGACAGCTGGAATAAAAAGTGCTTTGTTTAAGGATTAGatcaataaaatgttattttaggtGATTTACATGTACTTATAATGTACATTTTGGGTGCTGGGTTCGTTTTAAGGGGGTGCCGCGTAAACTAGAGGCGATTCCATTCAGCAGTACCGTTCGGTGCCACTGGAGGGCGCTGGAGGCCGCACAACCTGGTACGGCTCCTGCTTGTGGACAGGCGGGGCTGAGTCAGGCTCTATTTATACCCCataaatgtgtgcgtgtgtcacatataagagatgtgtgtgtgttttgacccCCTCTTGTCACTAAATAAGGTCAGAGAAATATTAGATATGCTTCTCGGGATGATGCAGCACAGTTGCACAATACTGTGAAAGccataatgaataaatcaaaaACATGAACACCTCTCTCACAGCATTAATTCTAATTGTGCatgattatctttgtaaaaacatttttttttactaaaagtgTCCATCTGGAACTCATCTGGCGAcaattatatgtactgtatacacattTCTTGCATGTCCAATGATGCCTTGTGCTTGTCTTTTAGGACCAGCGTCCAGGTGGCGAGCAAGACAATAAAGACTCGCCTGCTGCTATGGAGATGCTACAATGCGTTTGGCAACATCAGCAGCTTTGTGTGACACGCTCGACATCTACAAACTGTCAAACATCTCTTGAATAAATGGAATCATTCGTACAAACGCAGCGATCTGATGTCTATGAAGTCCACGACGAACAACGGCAAAGAGACTTTTTAGTATCTAACATTCTTTTACGACGATTCAGCAATGGCCGCATTTCAGTTCATgcgctgtacttttttttttgtcctattGTTGTGTGGTTCCAATGAAGCTGTCATCTGCAGGAGCAATAAATGAACTTGGTTCTGCTATTTCTCGTCTTTCTATGACCTGCAGATCCATCTGTTTACAGCAGAGCAGGAGTATACAAACCTTTGTCCTGCGAGGGTATTTTCCAAAGATTTCTGCTTTCTTCCAAAATAATCTTTCTAAATTTGATTATTTGGACTTtcttcctataatattttgactttattcccataatgacttttttcccccaaaccaattttccacaaattacaactttatttttattttgtttcttattttcccccataataatattacaagtttattctcgtaaaattatgacctttttctcattagaatacaagtTTTTTCCTCCTTTGTCATTTCTCTTGGTTTAATTTCGAACTAATTAAACTTTCCTTTTgtaattttcttctcctaattatgactttattcccataatatttcaactttattcctgtaacagtttaactttttctgcaacctaatttcccaaaaattacaatttgatttgtttgattTCAACTACAactataataatattacaacgttaaaaTTATGACCTgacgactttttctcttcatattttcaattaattcttgtaagattactgcacatatttccatttttgctgggttttttttaagttttcttgttttcaTAATGTGCCGTGAgccaacaaaaaacagccgcaggctacaaatggccccctggccgcaatttggacacccttggtttaCAGCATagccctcacatttcatcaAGCATTTTTATTATCTTCACATAGAAAGCAAACTTGGACATACTTTGGaggagtcagtgtacagcttgtatgcaAGTATATTTACTATTTGCAGCCATGACtgtctaaatatctggcaacacaagtgagcagcAAGATAATTTTGCCTGTACACTCAAGCGTGCTGACGGTAGTGTCCTGGTAGTATCATGGTAGTATCATGGTAGTATCATGGTAGTATCATGGTAGTGTCCTGGTAGTATCATGGTAGTAtcatggtagtgtcatggtagtATCATGGTAGTATCATGGTAGTGTCCTGGTAGTATCATGGTAGTAtcatggtagtgtcatggtagtATCATGGTAGTGTCCTGGTAGTATCATGGTAGTAtcatggtagtgtcatggtagtgtcatggtagtgtcatggtagtgtcatggtagtgtcctggtagtgtcatggtagtATCATGGTAGTATCATGGTAGTGTCCTGGTAGTATCATGGTAGTAtcatggtagtgtcatggtagtATCATGGTAGTATCATGGTAGTGTCCTGGTAGTATCATGGTAGTAtcatggtagtgtcatggtagtATCATGGTAGTGTCCTGGTAGTATCATGGTAGTATCATGGTAGTAtcatggtagtgtcatggtagtgtcatggtagtgtcatggtagtatcatggtagtgtcatggtagtgtcctggtagtgtcatggtagtgtcatggtagtATCATGGTAGTTTCATGGTAGTATCATGGTAGTAtcatggtagtgtcatggtagtGTCCTGGTAGTAtcatggtagtgtcatggtagtATCATGGTAGTGTCATGGCGATGTCATGGTAGTATCATGGTAGTAtcatggtagtgtcatggtcgtATGATGGTATTGTCACGGTCGTGTCATGGTCGTAtgatggtagtgtcatggtagtGTCATGATCGTAtgatggtagtgtcatggtagtgtcatggtcgtatgatggtagtgtcatggtcgtATGATGGTAGCATCATGGTCGTGTCATGGTAGTGTCATTGTCGTAtgatggtagtgtcatggtcgtGTCATGGTCGTATGATGGTAGTGTTATGGTCGTATGATGGTAGCAtcatggtagtgtcatggtagtGTCATTGTCGTAtgatggtagtgtcatggtcgtGTCATGGTCGTATGATGGTAGTGTCACGGTCGTATGATGGTAGCGTCATGGTCGTGTCATGGTAGTGTCATTGTCGTAtgatggtagtgtcatggtcgtGTCATGGTTGTATGATGGTAGTGTTATGGTCGTATGATGGTAGCATCATGGTAGTATCATGGTAGTGTCATTGTCGTAtgatggtagtgtcatggtcgtGTCATGGTCGTATGATGGTAGCGtcatggtagtgtcatggtagtgtcatggtcgtatgatggtagtgtcatggtcgtatgatggtagtgtcatggtcgtATGATGGTAGTGTCATGATCGTAtgatggtagtgtcatggtagtgtcatggtcgtatgatggtagtgtcatggtcgtGTCATGGTCGTAtgatggtagtgtcatggtagtgtcatggtcgtacgatggtagtgtcatggtcgtATGATGGTAGTGTCATGACAGTGTCCTGGTCCGAGGCTGCCGGCATGGGGGAGCCGTGGTTCAGTGAggggaaacgtgaattccaacatgtactgtgacatcatGCAGCAGAAACTGTGTTTCAAGGGCAggtttccaacatgataaggtgtacacacacacacacacacacacacacacacacacacacacacacacacacacatccacaatGATTAAGTAccaagctgaaggtgatggagcggcgaagtatgtctcctccacacctgaacccCATTAAGCACCTGCagggcatcctcaagcggaaggaaggaaggaaggtggaggagtgcaaggtaTCTAACATCCACGTCCGTACATCCAGTATCAACCTGTGCAGATCGGCTctattccatgcccaagaggattaagggcAGTCCTAAATCCTGACACTTGGACtttgaggtgtactcacttgtgttgctagCCATTTAGACTCTTTTTCAGTGGACAGTatatctatactgctatacaagctgctatacaagctgcacactgactactcgaatatccaagtttaatttctatagcTTTCGATGTCATTATATTGCGCACAACATATTGTGTACAAGTGCCAACAACAAAATCCATCATGTTTTAACGACCACGTATTTGTACCTCCCTTATCTATCATCACTTcacatgccacacacacacacacacacacacacacacacacacacacacacacacacacacataaagagagaaagagaaatgCAGAGCAGCTGTAGCTAAGTTTAGCCTCCATCGGGCCAGGGTGCAATGATAACATCCACACGGGACAATCTGACTTTGTGTGGGAGCGAAGAAGGCGTTGCAAAGAGGCGTGATGCTTGTTTTTGTTGCGCTCCAGTGCAACTcttccaaaaaaacaataacaaaaaaagcaaacacacactccAATGTGGGCATGAGCATTTACCTCTGCAGGCGTGCATCGACgtattttgaagcataaatCACACCACCATATGTAAATAATCGCTTGTGAGTGCACAGGAGAAGACAACCGTGTGCATGCTGATGGGCCTTGTGCGCATGAGACAAACAGTAGCACACAGCATTCAGTAGCAGAACATGAATCAGACAGACGGTAAACACGCTGCAACCCGATAAAGTGACTCTATCCCCGCACCAAAATAAGCACACAAGCTTAGCATCCCGATCCAGATCCTTGTCGTGACACTCAGGGCCCCATCTTGTCaaaaaaaatgatgtgtttGATGTTTGCATGGTTGAGTTTTGTCGGTGTTTCTATTCCTGTCGCCATGGCGATGAGGGCCCAGATAGGTGCCTTGGCGACGGTGCCCTTGGACTCAGACAGGCAGCTGTATTTACCAATGAGTTCATCCGCCGGGATAGACGCTAAACCCTGCCAGGCCtgcctctctgtgtgtgtgtgtgtgtgtgtgtgtgtgtgtgtgtgtgtggtatttGGGTGATACTCCCACCCGAGTGCAGACCAAAGGGCAGCGGACAAAAACTAAAGAGCACATTCAGAGCATCACACCAGACAAGACGAGATGTCCTCGGTGTGTTCTGCAGGACTTTTGTGCGCTGAACCTTGCCATCACTAGTTGGCATGCATGCTGCAACCAACAAGAGCGGACATTAGGTGCGCCTGGTTGCCTTTCTTGCATCCCCTCCAGCAATCTGGATGGAGAGCTACTCCCTCCTTTACAGCTCGTCCCACAGAACCGAGCTGCTCGGGCGCTTCCAGCGGCTGCGCTCGGACAGGAAGATGTGCGACGTGGTGCTGGAAACCGACGGCGCTTCCTTCCCCTGCCACCGAGCCCTCCTGGCGAGCTCCAGCAATTATTTCTGGGCGCTGTTCGGGGACTCCACGGCGGAGAGATTAGCGCCGTCTATAAGGCTCCCGGCACTGACGCCCGGGGGTTTAGACGCCATTTTGGACTTCCTGTACTCCGGCTGGCTAAGGGTGTCACCGAGCACGCTCCCTGACGTTCTGGAGACGGCGAGGTACCTGCAAGTGGACACGGCCGTGACCATATGCGAGCGCTACATCACCGACGGGCTCAGTGCTGAGAACTGCTGCAGCTACGCTAACCTAGCGGAGCACCATGCGCTTCCTGATGTGCTGGACGCCGCCAACGACACCATTGCCACGGAGATGGCCAAGCTGCTGCAGGAAAGAAGAGACGACCTCCTCGAATTGAACGTCCAATCGCTCATGGCGGTGCTGGATGCCGATGAAATCCCCGCAGTCAAAGAAGTGGAGCTTGTCAAACTGGCTCTGGATTGGCTGAATGAGAATGGGCCCCTCCCACTGCTGCAATCCAACCTCCTGCTAAGTCGTCTGCGCTTCGGATTGGTCGCCCCTTCTGACCTTGCACACCTTGTCCATGCCCACAGAGCCATGGCCACACCTCTGATAAGAAGCCAGGTGACCCGGGCGCAGGAGTACCACAGAACAGGCTCAGCCGGGCCGATCAGGCAGAACAAACAGTCCACACTCAGGGCGCCGCCTGATCGCATGCTGCTCGTCGGCGGAGGGTCCAGCACGGACCGACCGGAGCAGCAGGTGCTGACGTTCAATATGAAAACCAGGACGTTTGCGTCTttgacttcctgtctgccactgaGACTGAGGAACCACTGTGTGTGCTCCTTGGGGGGCTTCCTCTTCGTGGTCGGCGGGGAGCTGGTGAGCGAGGCGGACGGGAAGCCGGTCACCGTGGAAACGTCCAATCAAGTGTGGAGGTACGATCCCCGCTTCGACTGCTGGCAGCAGGTGGAGTCCATGCTGCAGAGCCGGGCCAAGTTCGCCTGCTGCACCCTGGAGGACACCATCTACGCCATCGGGGGGCAAAATGCAGATGCCAACGTATCCGCCACACTAGCTTCTGTCGAGTTCTATGACATGGTGGCAGGGGCGTGGAGGAGGGGTGCGCCCTTGCCCGGCCCTCTCCACGGCCATGCTTGTGCCGTGCTGGACCACAACATCTACGTGTCAGGTGGTCTCTCAAGCAACAGCGGCGTGGTCATGATCCCGGGCCAGAGCCAAAGCAGCAGGGAGGTTCTGCGCTGGGACGGCATGGGAAGAGCCTGGAAGAAGAGGGCGCCCATGTCCATTGGCAGGTTCTGCCACCGCCTGGCAACCGCCCACGGTTACATTTACGCCCTCCTGGGGATGTACGAGCCCTTCTGCGACATCGAGCGCTACGACCCGCGAGCGGATCGCTGGACGCGTCTCAGGCCACTCCTCGCCGCCACCTTCAACTACGGGATGGCGGCGACGCCAAGCGGGAGCCTGGTGGTGTTCGGCGGGACAAAATGGAGCAACGCTCAGGAGGTGGTGGTGAAGAGCGTGCTGGAGTACGACCCCAAGAAAGACCATTGGAGGGAGATTGCTCAGCTGCCAAGACCCCTCACAGGAATGGAGTGCACCTTACTGCCAATGCCAGATTAAAATGCGTCCAAATTTGGATCAGATTCTGCAGAGGCCAATGCCATTTAATGCATATTTGGTCCACTATGCTAATATTAGGAGCTAGCATGTTGAACTACAGTAATTACTCCACAGTTCTAACGTATGGGAGACAAAGCTGGGCATACAATGTGTGAATTAAGCTAGTTTTTAGCATGATTCAGGTACATAAAAAGCATTACTCATACGGCACACCCCCAGCTTGAGAAGGAAAATCGAGCCGAGAGATCTTTAAGGACAAGGTCAGAAAGTTTAGCAGGATAAGCCGCGTTGTCAAGCAGAGGAGAAAGGTCACAAAGGTGCAAGAGGATACGCCGGCTGAATACTTTCTAGAAGGCGTagaagaaaacatgcatttaGCAGCCATTATTGATTACATTTCAGCGTGGAATCTGCtgtgttttggattttttgtttggCACAATCAAAGATGcagaggggggggaaaaaacatcccAACAAGGTCATTGTTGTTGCAGCAACACATTTTTGTCTAG encodes:
- the smpx gene encoding small muscular protein, with protein sequence MSKPSSNVKALQANLNIPMGALRPGAGHPVRRREETGDTHEAHSPPAEQPGESAHTPEDKKTLPGAVKLPGPAVNLSELQNVKSELRWVTKD
- the LOC129174101 gene encoding kelch-like protein 34, yielding MESYSLLYSSSHRTELLGRFQRLRSDRKMCDVVLETDGASFPCHRALLASSSNYFWALFGDSTAERLAPSIRLPALTPGGLDAILDFLYSGWLRVSPSTLPDVLETARYLQVDTAVTICERYITDGLSAENCCSYANLAEHHALPDVLDAANDTIATEMAKLLQERRDDLLELNVQSLMAVLDADEIPAVKEVELVKLALDWLNENGPLPLLQSNLLLSRLRFGLVAPSDLAHLVHAHRAMATPLIRSQVTRAQEYHRTGSAGPIRQNKQSTLRAPPDRMLLVGGGSSTDRPEQQVLTFNMKTRTFASLTSCLPLRLRNHCVCSLGGFLFVVGGELVSEADGKPVTVETSNQVWRYDPRFDCWQQVESMLQSRAKFACCTLEDTIYAIGGQNADANVSATLASVEFYDMVAGAWRRGAPLPGPLHGHACAVLDHNIYVSGGLSSNSGVVMIPGQSQSSREVLRWDGMGRAWKKRAPMSIGRFCHRLATAHGYIYALLGMYEPFCDIERYDPRADRWTRLRPLLAATFNYGMAATPSGSLVVFGGTKWSNAQEVVVKSVLEYDPKKDHWREIAQLPRPLTGMECTLLPMPD